Proteins encoded by one window of Bacillus sp. DTU_2020_1000418_1_SI_GHA_SEK_038:
- a CDS encoding uroporphyrinogen-III synthase, producing the protein MTGGGEGNPLKGMSVLVPRGKEHAKTFSNLIKGYGGIPVEIPLIAFKPVNVSEEIIKIINQLHTYDWIIFTSNVTVETFLSFIDSPEKMKLPKIAAIGKRTEACLLKAGIEVDFIPNEYVAEGFVKDFLPIVKAGMNILIPKGNLARNIIYTSLTEKGANVDEVIMYETFFPDESRTKLIEVFSKGKIDILAFTSPSTVDHFMRVMKENQLFHRLENSIISTIGPITKDRIKSYGLDVHCEPAIYTSDHMLESIIEYVNMKM; encoded by the coding sequence ATGACCGGTGGAGGCGAGGGCAATCCTCTAAAGGGGATGTCGGTCCTCGTTCCAAGAGGAAAAGAGCATGCAAAAACCTTTTCAAATTTAATTAAAGGCTATGGAGGAATTCCTGTTGAAATTCCTCTCATCGCTTTTAAGCCTGTAAATGTTTCGGAAGAGATTATTAAGATTATTAATCAGTTACATACTTATGATTGGATTATTTTTACGAGCAATGTCACGGTTGAGACTTTTCTGTCTTTTATTGACTCTCCGGAAAAAATGAAATTGCCTAAAATCGCAGCTATTGGAAAAAGAACAGAAGCCTGTCTGCTAAAAGCAGGAATAGAAGTGGATTTTATTCCGAATGAATATGTAGCGGAAGGTTTTGTTAAGGATTTCTTGCCAATTGTGAAAGCCGGGATGAATATTTTAATCCCTAAAGGGAATCTAGCTAGAAATATTATTTATACATCCTTAACGGAAAAAGGCGCGAATGTGGACGAAGTAATCATGTATGAGACCTTCTTTCCTGATGAAAGCAGAACAAAATTAATAGAGGTATTTTCTAAAGGAAAGATTGATATCCTTGCCTTCACAAGTCCCTCTACTGTCGATCATTTTATGAGAGTGATGAAGGAAAATCAGCTTTTTCATAGGCTTGAAAATAGTATTATTAGCACGATTGGCCCTATTACAAAGGATAGAATAAAATCATACGGACTAGATGTCCACTGTGAGCCAGCCATCTATACATCTGACCATATGCTCGAAAGTATTATTGAATACGTAAACATGAAAATGTAA
- the hemC gene encoding hydroxymethylbilane synthase, with product MRKIIVGSRRSKLALTQTNWVIDQLKAIDPSFDFEVKEIVTKGDRILDVTLSKVGGKGLFVKEIEQAMLDKEIDMAVHSMKDMPAVLPEGLIIGSIPEREDHRDALISKGHIRFADLKPGAVIGTSSLRRGAQLLARRPDLEIKWIRGNIDTRLAKLETDDYDAILLAAAGLKRLGWASDVVTELLDPDICLPAIGQGALSIECRGDDEELRGLLDKFTCKKTDATVRAERAFLHKMEGGCQVPIAGFAELNGDEEIVLTCLVGSPDGKIIYSEQVKGLDPEKVGIEAANRLIKQGAKDLIDQVKEELDRE from the coding sequence ATGAGAAAAATTATCGTTGGTTCTCGTAGAAGTAAACTTGCATTAACACAAACAAATTGGGTTATCGATCAATTGAAGGCGATTGATCCATCCTTTGATTTTGAAGTGAAGGAAATTGTTACTAAAGGGGACCGCATATTAGATGTGACGCTTTCAAAGGTCGGCGGGAAAGGTTTGTTTGTGAAAGAAATCGAACAGGCCATGCTGGATAAAGAAATTGATATGGCTGTCCACAGTATGAAGGATATGCCCGCAGTTCTTCCTGAAGGGCTCATAATCGGCAGTATTCCTGAAAGAGAAGATCACCGGGATGCGCTAATTTCCAAAGGCCATATTCGTTTCGCTGATCTTAAACCAGGGGCTGTAATCGGAACGAGCAGCTTGCGCAGAGGGGCACAGCTGCTTGCTCGCCGTCCAGATTTAGAAATTAAATGGATTAGAGGAAATATAGATACAAGACTTGCCAAGCTTGAAACAGATGATTATGATGCGATTCTTTTGGCTGCCGCCGGGTTAAAGAGACTTGGATGGGCAAGTGACGTCGTGACAGAATTGTTAGACCCAGATATTTGCTTGCCTGCAATCGGGCAGGGAGCACTTTCAATTGAGTGCCGCGGCGATGATGAAGAGCTTCGTGGCTTATTAGATAAATTTACATGCAAGAAAACAGATGCAACGGTTCGAGCAGAGCGAGCATTCCTTCACAAAATGGAGGGAGGCTGCCAGGTACCAATTGCGGGCTTTGCAGAGCTTAACGGAGACGAAGAAATTGTGTTAACCTGCCTAGTCGGATCTCCAGATGGAAAAATAATCTACTCAGAACAAGTGAAAGGCTTAGATCCTGAGAAAGTCGGAATTGAAGCGGCTAATCGCTTAATTAAGCAGGGAGCTAAAGATTTAATCGATCAGGTGAAAGAGGAGCTGGATCGCGAATGA
- a CDS encoding cytochrome c biogenesis protein, which translates to MIDIYMTRLHEATVVLYALCVLLYFIDFLHHNRKANRIAFWLLAFVWLLQTVFLFLYMKQTGRFPVLTIFEGLYFYVWVLITLSLAFNRLLRVDFFVFFANVLGFIIMAIHTFAPVQYESHVMAQKLISELLLIHITVAILSYGAFSLSFVFSVLYLIQYDLLKRKKWGPRLLRVADLSKLDKTSYVLNVIGVPMLMISLILGVQWAYLKVPDMNWYDSKVVGSFIVIAAYSIYLYLKVGKGLAGKQLALWNIASFLIVLINFFLFGSLSSFHFWYS; encoded by the coding sequence ATGATCGATATTTATATGACAAGGCTGCACGAAGCCACTGTCGTTCTGTATGCCTTGTGTGTCTTACTATACTTTATTGATTTCTTACATCATAACCGGAAGGCAAACCGAATTGCCTTCTGGTTACTTGCATTTGTATGGCTTTTACAAACGGTCTTTCTCTTTTTGTATATGAAACAAACAGGCAGATTTCCTGTCCTCACAATTTTTGAAGGATTATATTTCTATGTTTGGGTGCTTATTACCTTGTCATTAGCATTCAACCGTTTACTAAGAGTCGATTTTTTTGTCTTTTTTGCGAATGTACTTGGTTTTATCATAATGGCCATACACACATTTGCTCCTGTTCAATATGAGTCACATGTGATGGCACAAAAGCTGATTTCTGAATTGCTGCTTATTCATATTACCGTTGCTATATTGTCATATGGGGCATTTTCCTTGTCTTTTGTATTTTCCGTATTATATTTAATTCAGTACGATCTTTTGAAAAGAAAGAAATGGGGCCCACGGCTATTAAGGGTTGCTGATTTATCGAAGCTGGATAAAACCTCATATGTATTAAATGTAATCGGTGTTCCCATGTTGATGATCAGCTTAATCTTAGGTGTTCAGTGGGCATATCTTAAGGTCCCAGATATGAATTGGTACGATTCTAAAGTAGTCGGTTCTTTTATTGTGATTGCTGCATACAGCATTTATCTTTATTTAAAAGTAGGCAAGGGGCTTGCTGGGAAGCAATTAGCATTATGGAATATTGCTTCCTTTCTAATTGTTTTGATTAACTTCTTTTTATTCGGTTCACTATCATCTTTCCATTTCTGGTATTCGTAA
- the hemA gene encoding glutamyl-tRNA reductase, whose protein sequence is MHIVVVGLNYITAPVEIRERLTFNPSQLPDAMKTLKNKKSILENVILSTCNRTEIYAVVDQLHTGRYYIKEFLSEWFKIEKEEFSPYLFIYEQEGSIEHLFNVSCGLNSMILGETQILGQVRTSFLQAQADHTIGTVFNHLFKQAVTLAKRAHSETEIGANAVSVSYAAVELAKKIFGSLENKHVLILGAGKMGELAIQNLHANGASKVTVINRTFEKAQDLAGRYAGQAKTLQELQCSLIEADILISSTGAKGFVVTKEMMTGVEKMRKGKPLFMVDIAVPRDLDPALAELDTVFLYDIDDLEGIVEANLQERKKAAETIQLMIEQEIIEFKQWLNLLGVVPVISALREKALAIQAETMESIERKLPNLSERDKKVLNKHTKSIINQLLKDPILQAKEMAGGKDADKSLDLFIKIFNIEELVSERIITQTAESQNSIAHMSQASFQS, encoded by the coding sequence ATGCATATAGTCGTTGTTGGTCTAAATTATATAACGGCCCCTGTTGAAATTCGGGAGAGATTGACGTTTAACCCTTCTCAATTACCAGATGCTATGAAAACGCTTAAGAATAAAAAAAGCATCCTTGAGAATGTTATTCTGTCTACTTGTAATCGGACTGAAATCTATGCGGTAGTGGATCAGCTTCATACAGGCCGTTACTATATTAAAGAATTTTTATCAGAGTGGTTTAAAATAGAAAAAGAAGAATTTTCTCCTTATTTGTTTATTTATGAGCAGGAAGGGTCTATTGAGCATTTATTTAATGTCTCTTGCGGGCTGAATTCCATGATCCTTGGGGAAACTCAAATTTTGGGACAGGTCCGTACAAGCTTTCTGCAGGCACAGGCAGATCATACGATTGGAACGGTGTTTAATCATTTATTTAAACAAGCAGTTACGTTGGCTAAACGTGCTCATTCTGAAACGGAAATTGGTGCCAACGCTGTTTCTGTCAGCTATGCAGCTGTGGAGCTGGCAAAAAAGATATTTGGTTCATTAGAGAATAAGCATGTGCTTATTCTGGGCGCCGGTAAAATGGGCGAGCTTGCTATTCAAAATCTGCATGCAAACGGTGCAAGTAAGGTAACCGTTATTAATCGTACGTTTGAAAAAGCGCAGGATTTAGCTGGCCGTTACGCTGGCCAGGCGAAAACTCTTCAAGAACTTCAGTGCTCATTAATTGAAGCGGACATTCTAATCAGTTCCACTGGTGCAAAAGGATTTGTTGTCACTAAGGAAATGATGACAGGCGTTGAAAAGATGCGAAAAGGGAAGCCCTTATTCATGGTTGACATCGCAGTGCCGCGTGATTTGGACCCAGCCCTCGCTGAGTTAGATACTGTCTTCTTATATGATATAGATGACCTTGAAGGTATTGTTGAAGCAAATCTGCAGGAACGTAAGAAGGCAGCTGAAACCATTCAGCTCATGATTGAGCAGGAAATTATTGAATTTAAACAATGGCTGAATTTACTTGGTGTCGTTCCCGTTATCTCTGCTTTAAGGGAAAAAGCATTAGCCATTCAAGCTGAAACAATGGAAAGTATTGAAAGAAAGCTGCCAAACTTAAGTGAACGAGATAAAAAGGTATTAAATAAACATACAAAGAGCATTATTAATCAGCTATTAAAGGATCCTATTTTACAGGCGAAGGAAATGGCTGGGGGTAAGGATGCTGATAAGTCGTTAGATTTATTTATAAAAATTTTTAATATCGAAGAACTTGTTTCCGAGCGGATAATCACACAAACAGCCGAATCACAAAACTCTATCGCTCATATGTCACAGGCTTCCTTTCAATCGTAG
- a CDS encoding LiaI-LiaF-like domain-containing protein, which produces MKNQRIFPGIILIGFGAYFFLQQSDITLFQPFFTWPSLLIIIGIAFLFQGYGAKDYHAILPGVILTGFGLHFHVVNRLEIWPDHIGAFILIIALGFLLQHQKSRTGLFQGLLFLILASLLLFYDRIVVWFGLLENGVSTAWKFWPAIFILAGVYFLFFKKK; this is translated from the coding sequence ATGAAAAATCAGAGAATATTTCCTGGAATTATCTTAATTGGCTTCGGAGCTTACTTCTTTCTCCAGCAATCTGATATCACTCTTTTTCAGCCTTTTTTTACATGGCCAAGCCTATTAATCATCATTGGGATCGCTTTTTTATTCCAAGGCTACGGAGCAAAGGATTATCATGCCATCTTACCTGGAGTCATCTTAACGGGCTTTGGCTTGCATTTCCATGTCGTAAACCGTCTTGAAATATGGCCAGATCATATCGGAGCATTTATATTAATTATTGCTTTAGGTTTTTTACTTCAGCACCAAAAATCTAGAACCGGTTTATTTCAAGGACTACTATTTTTAATTTTAGCTTCCTTGCTATTATTTTATGACCGGATTGTTGTATGGTTTGGTTTATTGGAAAACGGTGTTTCAACCGCCTGGAAGTTTTGGCCTGCCATCTTTATTCTTGCGGGTGTTTATTTCCTGTTTTTTAAAAAGAAATAG
- a CDS encoding amino acid ABC transporter ATP-binding protein: protein MSDQVMIKVDMLNKSFGDLHVLKDINMTVKQSEVVCLIGASGSGKSTLLRCINFLEFKDSGLVVIGGEQIEKETHDLNKVRARVGMVFQHFNLFPHKTVLENVIEAPIYVKKLSKEQAITEGKALLKKVGLSDKENVYPSKLSGGQKQRVAIARALAMKPEIMLFDEPTSALDPELVGEVLATMKKLAEEGMTMVVVTHEMGFAREVADWAVYMHEGRIVEVGHPKDLFSNPKETRTKHFLDSVL from the coding sequence ATGAGCGATCAGGTTATGATAAAGGTTGACATGTTAAATAAATCATTTGGAGATTTGCACGTATTAAAGGATATTAATATGACAGTTAAGCAAAGTGAAGTGGTTTGTTTAATCGGCGCCAGCGGTTCAGGGAAAAGCACACTTCTTCGATGCATCAATTTCCTGGAGTTTAAGGATAGTGGTTTAGTTGTAATTGGCGGCGAACAAATTGAGAAGGAAACACATGATCTCAATAAGGTTCGGGCACGTGTAGGAATGGTATTTCAGCATTTTAATTTATTCCCGCATAAAACAGTACTCGAAAATGTTATTGAGGCTCCCATATATGTGAAAAAACTTTCTAAAGAGCAGGCTATTACGGAAGGAAAAGCATTATTGAAAAAAGTAGGTCTTTCAGATAAGGAAAATGTGTACCCCTCGAAGCTGTCTGGCGGACAAAAACAGCGGGTAGCGATTGCAAGGGCATTAGCGATGAAGCCAGAAATCATGCTTTTTGATGAGCCTACTTCTGCTCTTGATCCTGAGCTTGTTGGCGAGGTTCTTGCCACAATGAAGAAGCTGGCTGAAGAGGGAATGACAATGGTTGTCGTCACACACGAAATGGGCTTTGCAAGAGAGGTTGCTGATTGGGCCGTCTATATGCATGAAGGCCGTATTGTCGAAGTTGGACATCCGAAGGACTTATTCTCTAATCCAAAGGAAACCCGTACGAAACACTTCTTAGATTCGGTATTATAA
- a CDS encoding amino acid ABC transporter permease yields the protein MDLFTKFMDTYPIFLKGMVLTFQLTIISIFIAIFIGLFFAFLKISKVKVLELVADAYIFLVRGTPLVVQIFIFYFGLTSINMPDFWAVVLGLAFHNGAYIAEIFRGAIQSVDHGQMEAGRSLGMTVSLAMRRIILPQAIRRALPPLGNQFIIALKDSSLASFIGMYELFNVATTQGSIKYDYMSYLLIVAVYYLVLVLFFSIIVRFIEKRMASSD from the coding sequence ATGGACTTATTTACAAAATTCATGGACACATACCCCATTTTCTTAAAAGGGATGGTACTTACCTTCCAACTCACGATTATATCCATTTTTATCGCTATATTTATCGGCCTCTTTTTTGCCTTTTTAAAAATATCAAAAGTAAAGGTATTAGAGTTGGTGGCGGATGCTTATATTTTTCTCGTACGTGGAACACCGCTCGTTGTACAAATCTTTATTTTCTACTTTGGGTTAACTTCTATCAATATGCCGGATTTCTGGGCTGTTGTTCTTGGACTAGCCTTTCATAACGGTGCTTATATTGCTGAAATTTTCCGCGGGGCGATTCAGTCTGTCGACCATGGGCAAATGGAAGCCGGTCGTTCTCTTGGTATGACGGTTTCCTTAGCTATGAGGAGAATAATTCTTCCACAGGCCATTCGCAGAGCACTCCCGCCTCTTGGTAATCAGTTTATTATTGCCCTAAAGGATTCCTCTCTTGCATCCTTTATTGGAATGTACGAACTCTTTAATGTAGCCACTACACAAGGTTCAATTAAATACGACTATATGAGCTACTTGCTCATTGTAGCTGTTTACTATTTAGTATTAGTTCTATTCTTCTCCATTATTGTCAGGTTTATCGAGAAAAGAATGGCTAGCAGCGATTAA
- a CDS encoding transporter substrate-binding domain-containing protein, whose translation MKHLGKGLLLFISIIVLAACGSKDASKEGFKLVEDGKFTYASSGEFNPFSVTNADGTMSGFDIEVGEAVAKELGLEPVQKKFKFGGIVEGVKSGRFDAAVASHTITEERLEAVNFSIPYYYSGPQIYVRPDSTVETIDDLKGLEIAVAKGTTYADVAQPVTDNIKFYDSDVVALEALSKGKHDAVITDFITGKEAIGAGMKIVGKELLGKSEQAIAVAKENEELLKKINEALEKLHENGTLTEISKKYIGDDITKDPEKE comes from the coding sequence GTGAAGCATTTAGGGAAAGGTTTACTTTTATTCATTTCTATTATTGTTCTTGCTGCTTGTGGGTCTAAGGATGCATCTAAAGAGGGATTTAAACTAGTCGAGGATGGAAAGTTTACTTACGCATCATCAGGTGAATTTAATCCATTTAGTGTGACGAATGCGGATGGAACGATGAGCGGTTTTGACATTGAGGTAGGAGAAGCGGTAGCAAAAGAACTTGGGCTAGAGCCTGTTCAGAAAAAGTTTAAGTTTGGAGGCATCGTTGAAGGGGTTAAATCTGGCCGCTTTGATGCTGCGGTTGCTAGTCATACAATCACGGAAGAGCGGTTAGAAGCCGTAAACTTCTCGATTCCATACTACTATTCTGGACCGCAAATCTATGTGCGTCCTGACAGTACGGTTGAAACTATTGATGATTTAAAAGGATTAGAAATTGCTGTAGCTAAAGGAACTACCTACGCAGATGTCGCCCAGCCTGTTACAGATAATATTAAATTTTATGATAGTGATGTCGTAGCGCTTGAAGCATTGAGCAAAGGGAAGCATGATGCCGTCATCACTGATTTTATTACAGGTAAAGAGGCAATAGGTGCCGGAATGAAGATCGTTGGAAAAGAATTGCTAGGAAAAAGTGAACAAGCAATAGCCGTTGCGAAAGAAAATGAAGAGCTTCTGAAAAAAATAAATGAAGCACTTGAAAAATTACATGAGAACGGGACATTAACCGAAATCAGTAAAAAGTACATTGGTGATGACATTACGAAAGACCCCGAGAAGGAATAA
- the yihA gene encoding ribosome biogenesis GTP-binding protein YihA/YsxC encodes MKVVSADIVISAVKPDQYPSEALPEFALAGRSNVGKSSFINKMLNRKALARTSSKPGKTQTLNFFLINEILHFVDVPGYGYAKVSKKEREAWGKMIETYLTSREQLKAVVQIVDLRHPPTEDDIMMYNFLKHYEIPCVIIATKADKVPKSKWQKHIKITKETLDLDPNDHLILFSSETGQGKDEAWSVLKSYM; translated from the coding sequence ATGAAGGTAGTTTCAGCAGACATCGTCATTAGCGCGGTAAAGCCTGACCAATATCCTAGTGAGGCTTTACCGGAGTTTGCTTTAGCAGGCAGATCCAATGTTGGGAAATCATCGTTTATTAACAAAATGTTAAATCGAAAAGCGTTAGCTAGGACCTCATCTAAGCCTGGAAAAACACAAACGTTAAATTTTTTCCTAATTAATGAGATATTGCATTTTGTCGATGTCCCAGGTTATGGCTACGCTAAAGTTTCTAAAAAGGAACGGGAAGCTTGGGGAAAAATGATTGAAACGTATTTAACGTCTAGAGAGCAGCTAAAAGCTGTTGTACAGATAGTTGATTTACGTCATCCTCCTACAGAGGATGATATCATGATGTACAATTTCCTAAAGCATTACGAAATCCCATGTGTCATTATTGCCACGAAGGCAGATAAGGTTCCGAAATCGAAATGGCAGAAGCATATAAAAATAACGAAAGAAACACTAGACCTCGATCCAAATGATCATCTGATTCTCTTTTCGTCCGAAACTGGACAAGGGAAGGATGAAGCCTGGTCGGTTCTCAAAAGCTATATGTAA
- the lon gene encoding endopeptidase La, translating into MAKKKEIIVPLLPLRGLLVYPTMVLHLDVGREKSVLALEKAMVDDHLIFLTTQKEISIDEPAEEDLYQIGTLTRVKQMLKLPNGTIRVLVEGLKRAQILEFKDDPDHYAVKIEVFEEETTKDTEDQALMRTMLEYFEQYIKVSKKVSAETYSAVSDIEEPGRMADIIASHLPLKLKEKQDILETFDVKERMNQVIEIIHNEKEVLNLEKKIGQRVKKSMERTQKEYYLREQMKAIQKELGDKEGKTGEIADLTEKIEKAGMPEHVQTTALKELDRYEKIPSSSAESGVIRNYIEWLISLPWSKATEDDLDIHKAERILNNDHYGLEKVKERVLEYLAVQKLTNSLKGPILCLAGPPGVGKTSLARSIATSLNRNFVRISLGGVRDESEIRGHRRTYVGAMPGRIIQGMKKAGTINPVFLLDEIDKMSSDFRGDPSSAMLEVLDPEQNHNFSDHYIEETYDLSKVMFIATANNLATIPGPLRDRMEIITIAGYTELEKIHIAKDHLLPKQIKEHGLTKSQLQIREDGIQKVVRYYTREAGVRGLERQLATICRKTAKIIVSGEKKKVIITEKNIEDFLGKPIFRYGQAELEDQVGVATGLAYTTVGGDTLQIEVSLSPGKGKLVLTGKLGDVMKESAQAAFSYVRSKASELGIEEDFHEKYDIHIHVPEGAVPKDGPSAGITITTALVSALSGKRIRKEIGMTGEITLRGRVLPIGGVKEKTLSAHRAGLTKIILPKDNEKDIDDIPESVRGELEFVLVSHVDEVLKHALTGGVEA; encoded by the coding sequence ATGGCGAAAAAGAAAGAAATCATCGTCCCCCTCCTGCCGCTTAGGGGTCTGCTAGTTTACCCAACAATGGTCCTACACTTAGATGTTGGACGTGAAAAGTCGGTACTGGCCCTTGAAAAAGCGATGGTAGATGACCATTTAATTTTCCTGACTACGCAAAAAGAAATTTCGATAGATGAACCGGCTGAAGAGGATTTATACCAAATTGGAACATTAACACGTGTTAAACAAATGCTTAAACTTCCTAATGGGACCATCCGGGTTTTAGTAGAAGGATTAAAAAGAGCGCAAATCCTCGAATTTAAAGATGACCCTGACCACTACGCAGTCAAAATAGAAGTATTCGAAGAGGAAACAACAAAGGATACAGAAGATCAAGCTTTAATGAGGACCATGCTGGAATACTTTGAACAATACATAAAGGTATCGAAAAAAGTATCAGCGGAAACCTATTCAGCGGTTTCGGATATTGAAGAGCCTGGTCGCATGGCAGATATTATTGCATCCCATTTGCCTTTAAAGCTAAAGGAAAAACAGGACATTTTAGAAACCTTTGATGTCAAAGAGCGGATGAATCAAGTTATCGAAATCATTCATAATGAAAAAGAAGTATTAAATTTAGAAAAGAAAATTGGTCAGCGCGTAAAGAAATCAATGGAACGAACACAGAAGGAATATTATTTGCGCGAACAAATGAAGGCCATCCAGAAAGAGCTTGGGGATAAAGAAGGAAAGACAGGCGAGATTGCCGACCTCACTGAAAAAATTGAAAAAGCCGGCATGCCGGAGCATGTTCAAACGACCGCACTCAAAGAACTTGATCGATATGAAAAAATTCCTTCAAGCTCTGCGGAAAGCGGCGTTATCCGGAATTACATTGAATGGCTGATTTCCTTGCCGTGGAGCAAGGCAACAGAAGATGATTTAGATATTCATAAAGCTGAACGTATTTTAAATAATGACCATTACGGCCTTGAAAAGGTGAAAGAACGTGTGCTGGAATACTTAGCTGTTCAAAAGCTGACGAATTCGTTAAAAGGGCCAATACTCTGTCTAGCAGGACCCCCTGGAGTAGGAAAAACAAGCCTGGCACGTTCCATTGCTACGTCACTTAATCGGAATTTTGTCCGTATTTCACTAGGTGGCGTTCGCGATGAATCTGAAATTCGGGGACATCGAAGAACGTATGTAGGTGCTATGCCAGGCCGTATTATTCAGGGAATGAAGAAAGCAGGAACAATCAATCCAGTATTTTTACTAGATGAAATTGATAAAATGTCAAGTGACTTCCGGGGGGACCCGTCTTCAGCCATGCTTGAAGTCCTAGACCCTGAACAAAATCATAATTTTAGTGATCATTATATAGAGGAAACCTATGATCTGTCTAAAGTCATGTTTATCGCAACAGCCAATAATTTGGCTACTATACCTGGACCTTTAAGAGACCGGATGGAAATCATCACAATTGCCGGATATACAGAACTTGAGAAAATTCATATTGCTAAAGACCATCTGTTACCGAAACAAATAAAAGAGCATGGCCTCACCAAATCTCAGCTTCAAATTCGCGAAGACGGGATTCAAAAAGTCGTCCGCTATTACACAAGAGAAGCGGGTGTACGCGGACTTGAAAGACAGCTGGCTACCATTTGCCGGAAAACAGCGAAGATTATAGTTTCAGGTGAGAAGAAAAAGGTTATCATTACGGAAAAAAATATAGAAGACTTCCTAGGAAAACCGATTTTTCGCTATGGGCAAGCTGAGCTTGAGGATCAAGTGGGTGTGGCAACAGGGCTTGCATATACAACGGTTGGCGGGGATACACTGCAAATCGAAGTGTCACTGTCACCTGGGAAAGGCAAGCTTGTCCTCACAGGGAAGCTTGGGGATGTCATGAAAGAATCAGCTCAAGCAGCCTTTAGCTATGTTCGTTCCAAAGCTAGTGAGTTAGGAATTGAAGAAGATTTCCATGAAAAGTATGATATCCACATTCACGTTCCTGAAGGAGCTGTTCCTAAGGATGGACCTTCTGCTGGTATTACAATTACAACCGCATTAGTTTCGGCACTATCTGGCAAGCGAATTCGCAAAGAAATAGGCATGACTGGGGAAATCACATTACGTGGGCGCGTCCTGCCAATTGGCGGCGTTAAAGAAAAAACACTTAGTGCTCATCGAGCGGGTCTAACTAAAATCATTCTTCCAAAGGATAATGAGAAGGATATTGATGATATACCTGAGAGTGTCAGAGGCGAGTTAGAATTTGTGCTTGTCTCCCACGTAGATGAAGTGTTAAAGCATGCATTGACTGGTGGTGTAGAAGCATGA